A window from Fusarium musae strain F31 chromosome 8, whole genome shotgun sequence encodes these proteins:
- a CDS encoding hypothetical protein (EggNog:ENOG41~CAZy:GH128): MMFLQSSLVALALFTSSCIAISKNFYPSSKRGLIYIPNSDFPQDDKVWVQKHSDLTWYYNYKPYPSSVYENITSLQFVPMLWGAPDGFDDTSFLENVTAQIIGGRNITYVMGFNEPDNSMANGGSDIKPKDAAKYWIKQLEPLRKLGVSLGAPGVTGAPSGFTWLADFVEACKGNCTFDFIPIHWYGSFDGMASHIAGVLDVFPGKKIWVTEFALDFSSLVATQDYFQTSVKYLDGNK, encoded by the coding sequence ATGATGTTCCTACAATCCTCACTCGTGGCCCTGGCCCTCTTCACATCCTCATGCATCGCCATATCCAAAAACTTCTACCCTTCCTCAAAACGAGGCCTCATCTACATCCCCAACTCCGACTTCCCCCAGGACGATAAAGTCTGGGTCCAAAAACACTCCGACCTAACATGGTACTACAACTACAAACCGTACCCCAGCTCCGTCTACGAGAACATCACTTCCCTCCAGTTCGTCCCCATGCTCTGGGGCGCCCCCGACGGCTTCGATGACACTTCCTTTCTAGAAAACGTCACGGCGCAAATTATCGGCGGCCGAAACATCACGTATGTGATGGGCTTCAACGAGCCAGATAACTCAATGGCCAACGGCGGCAGTGACATTAAGCCCAAAGACGCAGCGAAGTACTGGATCAAGCAGCTTGAGCCGTTGAGAAAACTAGGTGTTTCGCTCGGTGCGCCTGGGGTGACGGGTGCGCCGTCGGGGTTTACGTGGCTTGCGGACTTTGTAGAGGCTTGCAAGGGGAACTGCACGTTTGACTTTATTCCTATACATTGGTACGGAAGCTTTGATGGTATGGCGAGTCATATCGCTGGTGTGCTGGATGTGTTTCCGGGGAAGAAGATCTGGGTCACTGAGTTTGCGCTGGACTTTTCGTCTTTGGTTGCGACGCAGGATTATTTCCAGACGTCGGTCAAGTATCTTGACGGAAACAAGTAA